One Syngnathus acus chromosome 13, fSynAcu1.2, whole genome shotgun sequence genomic window carries:
- the zc3h4 gene encoding zinc finger CCCH domain-containing protein 4 isoform X2, which yields MAVESMTVHPNSPTTNHEHNSLLTDERPEEGELEEGELEDDGGEVEMGGDAAAGGGGAEVGEEAGGGDTGAAGDAGGGGERAPRSRERHASSNSDEERSHRRKRKRKKEREREKRRTKKKRKSKHKRHASSDDDFSDFSDDSDYSPSEKRKYREYSPQYPPAPHPGYGASKKVGYMKMDKPGYGGYDDYEEENYEGEEEQDMGGEDYDDFTKELHMYRKAKEGGRGGRGRGRMRNMRGRGGMRGGRRGGRGGSRGRGGRGGKMGDDDGDGFVEDMELQYDDDYDNMGEDDYDDYQYKRSKDRGRGRGGRGRGRGKGGRGMMRGKMRSRGRGRGDISHEDDNNGDMDNGDGGGDAGSGMGKRNQNEKYQDKKGKAICKYYMENRCTWEEYCNFSHDIELPKNKELCKFYITGYCARANHCPYMHGEFPCKLFHTTGNCVNGDECMFSHENLNDDTKELLNKMLAEDAEAGAEDEKEVEELKKQGINPLPKPPPGVGLLPTPPRPTPLEANAGAGDFGGPASGDFGGIPAANQAPLANKAPPSGLGMVPSPNSGGPPIPNPEGAPYQGAPLNPSGQPPQMVPAPTGGGGGGGKKIPSLFEIKVQPTGQLAHKLAVNQVPSNTQATTPAPGAPGAPPTSFPTENMGTFASGDCPPHGGAMQPPQAGGNYFNTFFNQEGMTMEGVVEEGENYQGSAAKLSSQEDATNGASQGGISVSDRLPPAQRVLFMRIQQKQQEEEERARRVDGGSAKCRDTEGDSGNWYSSEDEDGGSSVTSILKTLRQQTQAPPKTDTPSDPRLKTSIPQARPADPRLARDPRLARAAVPDLAPPAPSTGPPADPRLARLSAASASSAALQPTVSKAEHPLIYKPPPLTAPAAEEEETERVLRDKPVPIPLDPLMGMALRDPRSQLQQFSHIKKDIVLHMPAFSKTITWSPEDLLPLPLPKQDLLPLPPGIPPVPSLDPRLSRIVHPHSQSPPIVAPPTSEPSAAPSSSSIPDFELLSRILKTVSSSPSQSSSPPPAPTPTPPLALLPQPPPLPATPSEKPVDPRMARKGPTDPRLQPQKSALKQPSEPLAPPPESSSSTAATSGSSPPTIAPYDPRLLSSGGTGRSAAPGAPGGANVLSSISLYDPRTNKPGSPGTAGGPNNSPNSESRQSEPSTSKTKPKEPLFVRKSALEQPEPEKSGEQGTDRYNSYNRPRPKPAPSPNSAAQGGPPTGGPASSGAPAEQAPAGIHNLPVSTLFGVVKQAGKPGGTSSPFGGSSPAQSEQPTAEQDNGSLKDVFKGFDPTASPFCQ from the exons ATGGCTGTGGAAAGCATGACTGTCCATCCAAACTCCCCAACTACCAACCACGAACACAACAGTCTCCTGACTGACGAAAG GCCAGAGGAGGGCGAACTGGAGGAGGGCGAGCTGGAGGATGATGGGGGTGAGGTTGAAATGGGAGGCGACGCagctgctggaggaggaggcgcaGAGGTGGGCGAGGAAGCAGGCGGTGGTGACACCGGTGCAGCAGGGGATGCTGGCGGTGGCGGTGAGCGTGCCCCTCGAAGTCGGGAGCGACATGCCAGCAGCAATTCGGATGAGGAGCGCTCGCACCGGCGCAAGCGCAAGAGGAAGAAGGAGAGGGAGCGAGAGAAGAGGCGCACAAAGAAAAAACGCAAGTCCAAGCACAAA CGTCACGCGTCATCTGATGATGACTTCTCGGACTTCAGTGATGATTCTGACTACTCACCCAGCGAGAAGAGGAAGTACAGAGAATACAGCCCCCAGTACCCCCCCGCC CCTCACCCTGGCTATGGCGCCTCCAAGAAGGTCGGCTACATGAAGATGGACAAGCCGGGCTATGGTGGCTATGATGACTATGAGGAGGAAAACTacgagggggaggaggagcaggacaTGGGTGGCGAGGACTATGACGACTTCACCAAGGAGCTCCACATGTACCGCAAGGCCAAGGAGGGTGGACGCGGAGGACGAG GTCGTGGTCGCATGAGGAACATGAGGGGTCGAGGTGGAATGAGGGGCGGGCGGCGAGGTGGACGAGGGGGCAGCCGAGGAAGAGGCGGACGAGGCGGAAAAATGGGAGACGATGATGGAGATGGTTTTGTGGAGGACATGGAA CTTCagtatgatgatgattatgacAACATGGGGGAAGATGACTATGACGACTATCAGTACAAGAGGTCCAAAGACAGAGGAAGAG GCAGAGGCGGCCGTGGAAGAGGTCGAGGCAAAGGAGGACGTGGCATGATGAGAGGCAAAATGAGGAGCCGAGGACGAGGAAGAGGGGACATCAGCCACGAGGACGACAACAATGGAGACATGGACAATGGG gacgGAGGAGGTGATGCTGGATCAGGAATGGGCAAGAGGAATCAGAACGAAAAGTACCAggataaaaaaggaaaagccaTCTGCAAGTATTACATGGAAAACAGATGCACCTGG GAGGAATACTGCAACTTTAGCCACGACATTGAGTTGCCCAAGAACAAAGAGTTGTGCAAGTTTTATATCACTGGTTACTGTGCTCGAGCCAATCACTGCCCTTACATGCATG GCGAATTCCCCTGCAAGCTGTTCCATACCACAGGCAACTGTGTCAATGGCGACGAGTGCATGTTCTCCCACGAAAACCTCAACGACGATACCAAGGAGCTGCTCAACAAG ATGCTGGCTGAGGACGCAGAGGCCGGGGCAGAGGACGAGAAAGAGGTGGAGGAGCTGAAGAAGCAGGGGATCAACCCTCTGCCCAAACCCCCACCTGGAGTGGGCCTACTGCCCACTCCCCCTCGCCCGACACCCCTCGAAGCCAACGCCGGGGCAGGGGATTTTGGAGGCCCCGCATCCGGTGACTTTGGGGGCATCCCAGCTGCCAACCAGGCACCCCTTGCTAACAAGGCTCCCCCCAGTGGTCTTGGGATGGTTCCTTCTCCGAACTCAGGTGGTCCTCCCATTCCAAATCCAGAGGGAGCTCCATACCAAGGAGCGCCCTTGAACCCCAGTGGACAACCCCCTCAAATGGTCCCTGCGCCCACTGGTGGTGGAGGGGGTGGCGGAAAGAAGATCccctccttgtttgagatcaAAGTGCAACCAACCGGACAGCTGGCTCATAAACTGGCTGTTAA CCAGGTACCAAGCAACACCCAGGCAACAACTCCAGCACCTGGTGCACCGGGGGCGCCCCCCACCAGCTTCCCCACCGAGAACATGGGCACGTTCGCATCTGGCGATTGTCCTCCTCACGGGGGTGCCATGCAACCTCCTCAGGCTGGCGGGAACTACTTCAACACTTTCTTCAATCAAGAGGGAATGACGATGGAAGGAGTGGTGGAAGAGG GTGAAAACTATCAAGGAAGTGCTGCTAAGTTAAGTAGCCAGGAGGACGCCACCAACGGAGCAAGTCAGGGAGGAATATCCGTCTCGGACCGTCTCCCTCCCGCACAGCGTGTCCTCTTTATGAGAATCCAACAGAAGcaacaggaggaggaggaacgaGCTCGACGCGTTGATGGAGGCTCGGCGAAGTGCAGAGACACTGAAG GTGACTCTGGTAACTGGTACTCCAGCGAGGATGAGGATGGTGGCAGTAGTGTGACGTCCATCCTAAAGACACTTCGGCAGCAGACGCAGGCTCCTCCTAAGACGGACACGCCGAGCGACCCTCGCCTCAAGACCAGCATCCCCCAGGCACGCCCTGCTGACCCGCGTCTGGCCCGTGACCCGCGTCTGGCCCGAGCTGCCGTACCAGACCTGGCACCGCCCGCACCCTCGACGGGCCCACCGGCGGACCCACGGCTCGCCCGACTGTCCGCCGCCTCTGCGAGCTCTGCCGCTCTTCAACCCACTGTTTCTAAAGCAGAGCATCCTCTGATCTACAAACCGCCACCACTCACAGCGCCGgcagcggaggaggaggagacggaGCGAGTGCTGCGGGACAAGCCCGTTCCAATCCCTCTGGATCCCTTGATGGGAATGGCCCTGAGGGACCCCCGTTCCCAGTTGCAAcagttcagccacatcaagaAGGATATTGTTCTCCACATGCCCGCTTTCTCCAAAACCATCACCTGGTCCCCCGAGGACCTCCTCCCGCTCCCACTTCCCAAACAGGACCTGCTTCCTCTCCCCCCTGGCATTCCTCCGGTCCCCTCCCTCGACCCACGTCTGTCCCGCATTGTCCACCCCCACTCGCAGTCTCCCCCCATAGTCGCACCCCCCACCTCAGAACCCTCTGccgctccatcctcctcctccattccGGACTTTGAGCTGCTGTCTCGCATCTTGAAGACAGTCAGCTCCAGCCCTTCCCAGTCTTCATCCCCTCCGCCGGCACCCACCCCCACTCCTCCTCTGGCGCTGCTGCCTCAACCTCCCCCTCTTCCGGCCACCCCCTCAGAAAAGCCTGTCGACCCTCGCATGGCACGGAAAGGTCCCACGGACCCTCGCCTCCAGCCACAGAAGTCGGCCCTCAAGCAGCCGTCTGAACCTCTGGCCCCACCCCCTGAATCCTCTTCCTCTACTGCGGCCACATCTGGTTCCTCGCCACCCACCATCGCTCCCTATGATCCAAGGCTTCTTTCTTCAGGTGGAACTGGACGCAGTGCGGCGCCCGGCGCACCAGGGGGTGCCAATGTACTGAGCAGCATCAGTCTCTATGACCCACGGACTAACAAACCAGGAAGCCCCGGTACTGCCGGTGGCCCCAACAACTCCCCCAACTCAGAGTCCCGACAAAGTGAGCCCTCaactagcaaaacaaaaccgaaAGAGCCTTTGTTTGTCCGCAAGTCTGCGCTGGAGCAACCCGAGCCAGAGAAAAGCGGCGAGCAAGGCACCGACCGGTACAACAGCTATAACAGACCCCGACCCAAACCTGCACCCTCGCCCAACTCTGCCGCACAAGGAGGGCCCCCTACCGGGGGTCCGGCCTCTTCTGGAGCCCCGGCGGAACAGGCGCCCGCTGGCATTCACAACCTCCCAGTGTCCACCCTCTTTGGTGTGGTCAAGCAGGCCGGTAAACCCGGTGGGACCAGCAGCCCGTTTGGGGGTAGCAGCCCGGCCCAGTCGGAACAGCCAACCGCTGAGCAGGACAATGGGTCACTCAAGGACGTTTTCAAGGGCTTTGATCCTACCGCGTCGCCGTTCTGCCAGTGA
- the zc3h4 gene encoding zinc finger CCCH domain-containing protein 4 isoform X1 gives MAVESMTVHPNSPTTNHEHNSLLTDERPEEGELEEGELEDDGGEVEMGGDAAAGGGGAEVGEEAGGGDTGAAGDAGGGGERAPRSRERHASSNSDEERSHRRKRKRKKEREREKRRTKKKRKSKHKRHASSDDDFSDFSDDSDYSPSEKRKYREYSPQYPPAPHPGYGASKKVGYMKMDKPGYGGYDDYEEENYEGEEEQDMGGEDYDDFTKELHMYRKAKEGGRGGRGRGRMRNMRGRGGMRGGRRGGRGGSRGRGGRGGKMGDDDGDGFVEDMELQYDDDYDNMGEDDYDDYQYKRSKDRGRGRGGRGRGRGKGGRGMMRGKMRSRGRGRGDISHEDDNNGDMDNGDGGGDAGSGMGKRNQNEKYQDKKGKAICKYYMENRCTWEEYCNFSHDIELPKNKELCKFYITGYCARANHCPYMHGEFPCKLFHTTGNCVNGDECMFSHENLNDDTKELLNKMLAEDAEAGAEDEKEVEELKKQGINPLPKPPPGVGLLPTPPRPTPLEANAGAGDFGGPASGDFGGIPAANQAPLANKAPPSGLGMVPSPNSGGPPIPNPEGAPYQGAPLNPSGQPPQMVPAPTGGGGGGGKKIPSLFEIKVQPTGQLAHKLAVKSQVPSNTQATTPAPGAPGAPPTSFPTENMGTFASGDCPPHGGAMQPPQAGGNYFNTFFNQEGMTMEGVVEEGENYQGSAAKLSSQEDATNGASQGGISVSDRLPPAQRVLFMRIQQKQQEEEERARRVDGGSAKCRDTEGDSGNWYSSEDEDGGSSVTSILKTLRQQTQAPPKTDTPSDPRLKTSIPQARPADPRLARDPRLARAAVPDLAPPAPSTGPPADPRLARLSAASASSAALQPTVSKAEHPLIYKPPPLTAPAAEEEETERVLRDKPVPIPLDPLMGMALRDPRSQLQQFSHIKKDIVLHMPAFSKTITWSPEDLLPLPLPKQDLLPLPPGIPPVPSLDPRLSRIVHPHSQSPPIVAPPTSEPSAAPSSSSIPDFELLSRILKTVSSSPSQSSSPPPAPTPTPPLALLPQPPPLPATPSEKPVDPRMARKGPTDPRLQPQKSALKQPSEPLAPPPESSSSTAATSGSSPPTIAPYDPRLLSSGGTGRSAAPGAPGGANVLSSISLYDPRTNKPGSPGTAGGPNNSPNSESRQSEPSTSKTKPKEPLFVRKSALEQPEPEKSGEQGTDRYNSYNRPRPKPAPSPNSAAQGGPPTGGPASSGAPAEQAPAGIHNLPVSTLFGVVKQAGKPGGTSSPFGGSSPAQSEQPTAEQDNGSLKDVFKGFDPTASPFCQ, from the exons ATGGCTGTGGAAAGCATGACTGTCCATCCAAACTCCCCAACTACCAACCACGAACACAACAGTCTCCTGACTGACGAAAG GCCAGAGGAGGGCGAACTGGAGGAGGGCGAGCTGGAGGATGATGGGGGTGAGGTTGAAATGGGAGGCGACGCagctgctggaggaggaggcgcaGAGGTGGGCGAGGAAGCAGGCGGTGGTGACACCGGTGCAGCAGGGGATGCTGGCGGTGGCGGTGAGCGTGCCCCTCGAAGTCGGGAGCGACATGCCAGCAGCAATTCGGATGAGGAGCGCTCGCACCGGCGCAAGCGCAAGAGGAAGAAGGAGAGGGAGCGAGAGAAGAGGCGCACAAAGAAAAAACGCAAGTCCAAGCACAAA CGTCACGCGTCATCTGATGATGACTTCTCGGACTTCAGTGATGATTCTGACTACTCACCCAGCGAGAAGAGGAAGTACAGAGAATACAGCCCCCAGTACCCCCCCGCC CCTCACCCTGGCTATGGCGCCTCCAAGAAGGTCGGCTACATGAAGATGGACAAGCCGGGCTATGGTGGCTATGATGACTATGAGGAGGAAAACTacgagggggaggaggagcaggacaTGGGTGGCGAGGACTATGACGACTTCACCAAGGAGCTCCACATGTACCGCAAGGCCAAGGAGGGTGGACGCGGAGGACGAG GTCGTGGTCGCATGAGGAACATGAGGGGTCGAGGTGGAATGAGGGGCGGGCGGCGAGGTGGACGAGGGGGCAGCCGAGGAAGAGGCGGACGAGGCGGAAAAATGGGAGACGATGATGGAGATGGTTTTGTGGAGGACATGGAA CTTCagtatgatgatgattatgacAACATGGGGGAAGATGACTATGACGACTATCAGTACAAGAGGTCCAAAGACAGAGGAAGAG GCAGAGGCGGCCGTGGAAGAGGTCGAGGCAAAGGAGGACGTGGCATGATGAGAGGCAAAATGAGGAGCCGAGGACGAGGAAGAGGGGACATCAGCCACGAGGACGACAACAATGGAGACATGGACAATGGG gacgGAGGAGGTGATGCTGGATCAGGAATGGGCAAGAGGAATCAGAACGAAAAGTACCAggataaaaaaggaaaagccaTCTGCAAGTATTACATGGAAAACAGATGCACCTGG GAGGAATACTGCAACTTTAGCCACGACATTGAGTTGCCCAAGAACAAAGAGTTGTGCAAGTTTTATATCACTGGTTACTGTGCTCGAGCCAATCACTGCCCTTACATGCATG GCGAATTCCCCTGCAAGCTGTTCCATACCACAGGCAACTGTGTCAATGGCGACGAGTGCATGTTCTCCCACGAAAACCTCAACGACGATACCAAGGAGCTGCTCAACAAG ATGCTGGCTGAGGACGCAGAGGCCGGGGCAGAGGACGAGAAAGAGGTGGAGGAGCTGAAGAAGCAGGGGATCAACCCTCTGCCCAAACCCCCACCTGGAGTGGGCCTACTGCCCACTCCCCCTCGCCCGACACCCCTCGAAGCCAACGCCGGGGCAGGGGATTTTGGAGGCCCCGCATCCGGTGACTTTGGGGGCATCCCAGCTGCCAACCAGGCACCCCTTGCTAACAAGGCTCCCCCCAGTGGTCTTGGGATGGTTCCTTCTCCGAACTCAGGTGGTCCTCCCATTCCAAATCCAGAGGGAGCTCCATACCAAGGAGCGCCCTTGAACCCCAGTGGACAACCCCCTCAAATGGTCCCTGCGCCCACTGGTGGTGGAGGGGGTGGCGGAAAGAAGATCccctccttgtttgagatcaAAGTGCAACCAACCGGACAGCTGGCTCATAAACTGGCTGTTAA AAGCCAGGTACCAAGCAACACCCAGGCAACAACTCCAGCACCTGGTGCACCGGGGGCGCCCCCCACCAGCTTCCCCACCGAGAACATGGGCACGTTCGCATCTGGCGATTGTCCTCCTCACGGGGGTGCCATGCAACCTCCTCAGGCTGGCGGGAACTACTTCAACACTTTCTTCAATCAAGAGGGAATGACGATGGAAGGAGTGGTGGAAGAGG GTGAAAACTATCAAGGAAGTGCTGCTAAGTTAAGTAGCCAGGAGGACGCCACCAACGGAGCAAGTCAGGGAGGAATATCCGTCTCGGACCGTCTCCCTCCCGCACAGCGTGTCCTCTTTATGAGAATCCAACAGAAGcaacaggaggaggaggaacgaGCTCGACGCGTTGATGGAGGCTCGGCGAAGTGCAGAGACACTGAAG GTGACTCTGGTAACTGGTACTCCAGCGAGGATGAGGATGGTGGCAGTAGTGTGACGTCCATCCTAAAGACACTTCGGCAGCAGACGCAGGCTCCTCCTAAGACGGACACGCCGAGCGACCCTCGCCTCAAGACCAGCATCCCCCAGGCACGCCCTGCTGACCCGCGTCTGGCCCGTGACCCGCGTCTGGCCCGAGCTGCCGTACCAGACCTGGCACCGCCCGCACCCTCGACGGGCCCACCGGCGGACCCACGGCTCGCCCGACTGTCCGCCGCCTCTGCGAGCTCTGCCGCTCTTCAACCCACTGTTTCTAAAGCAGAGCATCCTCTGATCTACAAACCGCCACCACTCACAGCGCCGgcagcggaggaggaggagacggaGCGAGTGCTGCGGGACAAGCCCGTTCCAATCCCTCTGGATCCCTTGATGGGAATGGCCCTGAGGGACCCCCGTTCCCAGTTGCAAcagttcagccacatcaagaAGGATATTGTTCTCCACATGCCCGCTTTCTCCAAAACCATCACCTGGTCCCCCGAGGACCTCCTCCCGCTCCCACTTCCCAAACAGGACCTGCTTCCTCTCCCCCCTGGCATTCCTCCGGTCCCCTCCCTCGACCCACGTCTGTCCCGCATTGTCCACCCCCACTCGCAGTCTCCCCCCATAGTCGCACCCCCCACCTCAGAACCCTCTGccgctccatcctcctcctccattccGGACTTTGAGCTGCTGTCTCGCATCTTGAAGACAGTCAGCTCCAGCCCTTCCCAGTCTTCATCCCCTCCGCCGGCACCCACCCCCACTCCTCCTCTGGCGCTGCTGCCTCAACCTCCCCCTCTTCCGGCCACCCCCTCAGAAAAGCCTGTCGACCCTCGCATGGCACGGAAAGGTCCCACGGACCCTCGCCTCCAGCCACAGAAGTCGGCCCTCAAGCAGCCGTCTGAACCTCTGGCCCCACCCCCTGAATCCTCTTCCTCTACTGCGGCCACATCTGGTTCCTCGCCACCCACCATCGCTCCCTATGATCCAAGGCTTCTTTCTTCAGGTGGAACTGGACGCAGTGCGGCGCCCGGCGCACCAGGGGGTGCCAATGTACTGAGCAGCATCAGTCTCTATGACCCACGGACTAACAAACCAGGAAGCCCCGGTACTGCCGGTGGCCCCAACAACTCCCCCAACTCAGAGTCCCGACAAAGTGAGCCCTCaactagcaaaacaaaaccgaaAGAGCCTTTGTTTGTCCGCAAGTCTGCGCTGGAGCAACCCGAGCCAGAGAAAAGCGGCGAGCAAGGCACCGACCGGTACAACAGCTATAACAGACCCCGACCCAAACCTGCACCCTCGCCCAACTCTGCCGCACAAGGAGGGCCCCCTACCGGGGGTCCGGCCTCTTCTGGAGCCCCGGCGGAACAGGCGCCCGCTGGCATTCACAACCTCCCAGTGTCCACCCTCTTTGGTGTGGTCAAGCAGGCCGGTAAACCCGGTGGGACCAGCAGCCCGTTTGGGGGTAGCAGCCCGGCCCAGTCGGAACAGCCAACCGCTGAGCAGGACAATGGGTCACTCAAGGACGTTTTCAAGGGCTTTGATCCTACCGCGTCGCCGTTCTGCCAGTGA